Part of the Triplophysa dalaica isolate WHDGS20190420 chromosome 23, ASM1584641v1, whole genome shotgun sequence genome is shown below.
TGCCTGCCACTGATGTAAAGTATTGGTTGATTCTTCCACAGCAGCAAGGCACTTACTACACACAGCCCCTGTACGCTGCCCCGCCCCATGTCATTCATCATACGACAGTGGTCCAGCCCAATGGCATGCCGGCAGCTATGTATGCCCCTGCCATTCCTCCTCCCCGTCCTAATGGAGTCGCCATGGGAATGGTGGGAGGCACCACCATGGCGATGTCAGCTGGTGGGTCGGACAGTTATGAAAACgaatgaacaaaatacattttctctcGCATTTCATACCTCAAGGGCATTCAAAGCATTTGAGAGAACAGCTGTTTTTTAAGTGCATTGTTATGTTAAAGTTTTGAAAGCCATAGGAGTCATGTAAATGTGGGATGTTTTTGTGGGTTTTCTTTTATAGGAACGTTATTAACTACTCACTCCCCGACTGCAGTCGCACCCCACCCTTCAATGCCCACTTACCGCCCACCTACCACTCCCACCTACAGTTACGTGCCCCCACAGTGGTGAACGCATCTGATGCCGTGAGTGTTAagccaagttttttttaaattggacTTGAAAAGCATTTGGACAATATTAACACAGAAATATCAATCATTTTGTCAGAATTAACTTACACATCCATTTCTAGGTGATTTGGATTAGGAATGTGGTTATGTTTGCAAGTGTTATCTTccgtttcattatttattgccTAACAAACTTTTTGTGTAAGAGGATTTTGCTCGAAAAGTGTATTATGACTTCCAAAGTCAAATAAATGCCAATCGTTTGATTTTTCAAAGTGTAGCTCAACCGTCCAAATGCTTTTGGGCTCatacaaacagaaaataatgaaCGATCCTAGCATGAAATAACTTTCTCTATTGTCTTCAGGTCAAAAGATGGTAGATATGCATTCTCACTGTCCAGTATTTTTTACAATTGGAGCTGACACTGTTATCAGCCAGTTGCTCTTCCTTCCAAACATAATGTGAATCCGACTCCAGCTGGCAGACGAAAGGAACCGTTGGAACGGGAAGAAACCTTTCCAGTTCAGCTCCATCACTTCCCATTCGTCATATCTCGCGACTGAAGACCAGACAAGCTCTTCATACTGATATTGTGTTGTGTAGACTGTCTTGCAGTTTTTAGCTAACTCTTAAATTGGTGAAACTGGAAGGGAGTTGTAATTAGTTTTTATCTGAAAACCCTTTGAACGCATGTATctatttaaaagaagaaaaacaaacaaccagTATACGACAGCGCTAAATAATTCTACCAGCTATGATGACAGATGCAGAATCATCAGCAGTAATCTCCAGCAAATGGGGCTACAACTGTATATTAAATGCAATGTCTTAATTGTTATTTCATACAATATATTAATAACGTTAGGATTTGCAAGAAAAGTTATttcttcatgtttgtttatttttcctgGTTTTAATTTCGGCTATCTGCAGTTACAGACGTGGTTCGACCTGGCTGGCTGACAGTGTTTGTGGCTGCTGGAGACGGGGCTCTTTGAGTTTGTGCCTCTGCTTCCgaaggctgtttttatttcattggttTTGTCAATCGACATGCTCTCGCTGCGGTTAATCGTTGCACTAATTGCCTGTGTGTGTACATAAACTGGTTGGTTGAGCTGTATTGGTGATGAGAGCATGCTTTACTCATATGTGTACCTCTGGTTGGTTTgcctaacattttaaaagcCTGACCGAAAAGAATTGGAATCATTGCTAAACTGCGACGTTTTAAATGGTAAATTGTTTAagtggttattaaaaaaaacaattaagttTATTAGGTGACACTACTGGTAACCTTTGAGAAGGTGAATTTGAGTTGGTTATTATGAACCCAAAACCACATTCCTTGTTACCTCAAGATAACACCATAACTGACTGAATTTCATTGTCTTTTTAGTTTATACATTGCCTGTCACTTCGgttaaagaatgttttgtaatgtttaatgtgtttatgttttgtattttcaaaaaagaccaaaaataaatacaattataagtTCTTggtttttcttactttttttagCATTCGCTGACTATTATCATCAGTAACTTGAGATGTTATCCTCAGCAACTTCAGTCTGCAGTACCAAATATATTTCCGGTTTAATATTGGTATATTATGAATAACATATATTGGTGATCATTCCTCACATTTAAGTATTTGCGAAGTTGTCAGGTTTTAACCCCAAAATAGTTTGGGTCCGGAAAAATACGTCCAACTTCTACGTATGGGCGTAGTCTTAGTTTGTCTAATTTCGATCAGCACTTACGCAACATTGGAATAATTTATAGTCTCATTCTAACCAGTAGATATCGTTATAAATTCAGTTTATCATCCCGCTGCAATGAGGACAcgacaaataaacataaaaatataactttcaGCATTTTTAACTCTTATGCATTCGCAATGCCTTTGACCAATCAGCAGAGGGCTGACTGCCCGCGAGACGATTGACTTTTAAACTCATTAACGTCAAGGTTTAAAATGACCGTTAGAAATAAACTCTGTCGCCGCGAGCGCAACTGTCTTCTCGACTGAAttagttatatatttattttaaagctttttcaAGGTAAGACGTTATTATAAATGCGAACAAAGGAAAGTGCAACGTAAATCAACAACACATAATACTTCTAGTCATGCGTGCCTTACTTTTCCTCAAAGACGTCTTTATACGGCAACTGTGGATAGCAGTTTTGACATTTgctttaattaaaatgtcatgttGTGTACGTATAAAGGTTTTAATAATGCAGGCTgtgtcagaaatgttttattctgtctccTTCGTGTATTTCAGGATGGCTTCAGGGAATGCATGTGCACAGGTAACGTAAATGACAATAATGTATCAAAGGatgattgttttgtttctaaCAAGTTTTTCTAAGCATTTCACGACAGCAAGAGTATAATGTTCAAGGTTGCAGTATGTGATGCATGAATGCATATCATACGATTGACGCCACTTTGTTTATAGACACTACTAGGTAGCAGCTTTCCAGCTGTGACTAGGGATCACCTATCTGTTGGTCAGATGATAAAGGTTAAGTCTGACATGCAGGTAATGTCCCAATTCTCCCAATTGAGCTTTACTAACTGAACCAAGTGTTTGCATTCAAACACAACGGGCTGTTTTTAAGGGGGGACATGTTAACACGGACAGCCTGCTCTAAAATTGAGTGATTCCCTCAAGAACAGTATCTGTGGGTGACTGAGTAAGACAGCGTGGGTTCAGATTTGTGTGAGCTGGACACGTAGGTGGAAAATCACATGTGTGATCTAAACCTGACAGATTATTGTAAGAAATTTGTTACAGGTATGGACATGTGCCTGGCATTTGTGAAATAATATTGTATTCAAAACTATACATGAGTCTAATATTGACCAAGTGATAGGTTGTTTCAAAACTATAAACTTTCACTCTAAACATAATCATCAAAACCCTTTAATTCTTTAATTTCAGGCATCATGGGTAGAATGTAAAGATGATCAATGTGATGACCTCCCTGAGTCTCCTGAGAAAAGAAGGCTGCCCAGCAGATGCACTGCATCATATCTGAAAGGCCTCCTCAACGATCAACCtgagaaacaaatgtatgaTTCAGGATCAGGAGGCGGTCTCTATCAGACCAGTGCAGGTTCCTACAGTGAGATTTCTAACTAATAATATTGGTCACACCTTATTTTACAGTGCCACAGTGTAATTATACATTCTAAGTTctgagtaataataattaactacATGTATTTACTATACGGTTAGGGTTAGGATTAGGGTGTGGTTTACGGGAAGTTACATGTAATCTTGCATAATGTTTAGTAAATACTAatgtaaatacatgtaacatgGGCACcagaaaataaagtgttaccataatatttttttacggTTTCAAATACAGCTGATTTCAAgacaaacattatttaatgtataatgCGCACCGGCTTGTCCTGATGTGGCtttgaatttatgttatttctcTATTAAGATTCTGTCAACTGGAGCAGAAGCATCCATATGATCCCTTCCCAGCAGACATATCAGACAGTCAAGATGACTAGTGGAGGAAACCGCTGTCCTGGCACTCCCATGATGCCATATACTGTCCACTCCGGAGATGGCATTCAGACTTACATCATGCCTGACAGTAAAGTAGCGGTCCAAGGTaataactgcaaaatatgcacGTAGTCACATGACCCTGACTGAGAACAACGAGTACAGAAAGaacaagaacaaacgagcacaggacagagaatacaagggcattaaataggcagacgaacaaaggataattaacaataggcaggttTGGGTAATGAAACAATGAAGGGTAGctaatgaggaaacgagaggggcggggccatagaggAGACATGAGAAAGCACATGGCATGCCAATATATAAACACAGCCATGTCTATCTCACATTAAAAACGTGATACTATCATGGTTCTACCCTAAGGCTGGAAAAGCCTGAACAGAAGTGGCAGAAccatgaataaaatattgtatttgaaTGGAGATGCATCcagcttttaaataaatgtcaaatacaTTCATGGGCTTAATTCACAAAACATGTACAGGATGcattttaccttaaaatgaaaaggaaaaagTTATACATTTAATGACATCTCAATTAATTAAGAGAATAACTTGGGGATTGTTATTTTCTCTgaaatttctaaaaataatatctaattagaACTCCAGAAATATTATTCGGAGGCGAAATTACAAGGTTTTGTGAGCCTGACAAGCATAATGTCTCTTAAGCCTCTCCAAAACACTCAAATTTGCAATTGACATCAGCACACCAAAACAACTATGACATTGTGTGTAATCTATCTCACTCATGGTGAAatcaaaaagaaagataatCTTACACATATGaagctttaaacttaaaaaaatagctGCTTCTGTAGTCTCCACTTGTCCAACTGTCTGCTTGATGTGAGAATGATGGGGGAGGAGAGAGTAGGACGGGGAGGGCTGACTCTAAGAGCCACTGCGTTACTGACATCAGGAGGCTAATGATGTCATAGTGATGTCAATAGCCCTGACAGTGACTACACATTTAGACTGTGGTTTGGGCAGCATTACACACTGACATTAGAGAGATAAGCAAGGCAAGCTTTCAGCTCACTATACATGGCTGTGACTGGAGATGAGACAGAATCAGGTATGGctgctgttgtttgtttgtcatgTAGTTTTTACtcaatctgaacttgttttaaatatatttgaaggtTGCCTTAGAGATATTATAGTGATATTGGTCGTATTTGCTGATGAGTTTGGTTGgataatttaaataacaaatgagacaaaatttcaaatgtcagacttttgttgtgtttgacaCAAACAGACATGGTACAGAGAAAACTATTTTCTTATGTGTTTGTTCTCTCTTGTTTGGTAAATGAAAGCTTTGTTCAGTACGCAACAGGCTAAAA
Proteins encoded:
- the fam168b gene encoding myelin-associated neurite-outgrowth inhibitor isoform X4 — encoded protein: MNPVYSPASSGVPYANNKGIGYPAGFPVSYATAAPAYSPSMYPGANPAFPTGYAPGTPFKMSCSPTTGALPPYSSSPNPYPTAVYPVRSPYQQQNPYAQYWLILPQQQGTYYTQPLYAAPPHVIHHTTVVQPNGMPAAMYAPAIPPPRPNGVAMGMVGGTTMAMSAGTLLTTHSPTAVAPHPSMPTYRPPTTPTYSYVPPQW
- the cremb gene encoding cAMP responsive element modulator b isoform X5; the protein is MASGNACAQTLLGSSFPAVTRDHLSVGQMIKVKSDMQASWVECKDDQCDDLPESPEKRRLPSRCTASYLKGLLNDQPEKQMYDSGSGGGLYQTSAGSYNSVNWSRSIHMIPSQQTYQTVKMTSGGNRCPGTPMMPYTVHSGDGIQTYIMPDSKVAVQGNGQLTWLCAQPKAAVRGGVTQKGTPYDKKQGSCPGMPSEEERICQMSRKPSRCS
- the cremb gene encoding cAMP responsive element modulator b isoform X1, which gives rise to MASGNACAQTLLGSSFPAVTRDHLSVGQMIKVKSDMQASWVECKDDQCDDLPESPEKRRLPSRCTASYLKGLLNDQPEKQMYDSGSGGGLYQTSAGSYNSVNWSRSIHMIPSQQTYQTVKMTSGGNRCPGTPMMPYTVHSGDGIQTYIMPDSKVAVQAPTGDMSAYEICSPTSGLSQEMGSSPGSVPSPKQLSEEASRKRELRMIKNREAAKECRLRKKQYVQHLETSLTMMENQNKMLTKELEYLKKLYTLKPHSY
- the cremb gene encoding cAMP responsive element modulator b isoform X6 → MASGNACAQTLLGSSFPAVTRDHLSVGQMIKVKSDMQASWVECKDDQCDDLPESPEKRRLPSRCTASYLKGLLNDQPEKQMYDSGSGGGLYQTSAGSYNSVNWSRSIHMIPSQQTYQTVKMTSGGNRCPGTPMMPYTVHSGDGIQTYIMPDSKVAVQGNGQLTWLCAQPKAAVRGGVTQKGTPYDKKQGGSQRMQAQKEAVCAALRN
- the cremb gene encoding cAMP responsive element modulator b isoform X3 → MASGNACAQTLLGSSFPAVTRDHLSVGQMIKVKSDMQASWVECKDDQCDDLPESPEKRRLPSRCTASYLKGLLNDQPEKQMYDSGSGGGLYQTSADSVNWSRSIHMIPSQQTYQTVKMTSGGNRCPGTPMMPYTVHSGDGIQTYIMPDSKVAVQAPTGDMSAYEICSPTSGLSQEMGSSPGSVPSPKQLSEEASRKRELRMIKNREAAKECRLRKKQYVQHLETSLTMMENQNKMLTKELEYLKKLYTLKPHSY
- the cremb gene encoding cAMP responsive element modulator b isoform X2, yielding MASGNACAQTLLGSSFPAVTRDHLSVGQMIKVKSDMQASWVECKDDQCDDLPESPEKRRLPSRCTASYLKGLLNDQPEKQMYDSGSGGGLYQTSAGSYNSVNWSRSIHMIPSQQTYQTVKMTSGGNRCPGTPMMPYTVHSGDGIQTYIMPDSKVAVQAPTGDMSAYEICSPTSGLSQEMGSSPGSVPSPKQLSEEASRKRELRMIKNREAARECRRKKKEYVKCLENRVAVLENQNKTLIEELKALKVLYSHKTE
- the cremb gene encoding cAMP responsive element modulator b isoform X4 encodes the protein MASGNACAQASWVECKDDQCDDLPESPEKRRLPSRCTASYLKGLLNDQPEKQMYDSGSGGGLYQTSAGSYNSVNWSRSIHMIPSQQTYQTVKMTSGGNRCPGTPMMPYTVHSGDGIQTYIMPDSKVAVQAPTGDMSAYEICSPTSGLSQEMGSSPGSVPSPKQLSEEASRKRELRMIKNREAAKECRLRKKQYVQHLETSLTMMENQNKMLTKELEYLKKLYTLKPHSY